The Bacteroidota bacterium genome contains a region encoding:
- a CDS encoding FkbM family methyltransferase — MKRSLKFRIKAHFPSSIFSFHCCYIFGIPKSLKILVTSNKIAQQLSISIGNLLFRHFFPVYNIIYPLFKYRQDADEIEFLKRTVKKGDVVLDIGANIGFYSKILSGLVGASGKVYSFEPDKVNFNYFLKNTNSLTNIVPVNKAVADQTKTLKLYTSKLLNVDHRTYKVDEYEKELTIDAVSIDDFVNDVFKVDFIKMDIQGFELTALKGMVKTISLNPDLKIIMELWPHGLQKSGTSFDEFFSFFRTLKLKLYALNGIDLTPYNGSELKHDFSYSKEYYFNILISNK, encoded by the coding sequence ATGAAAAGAAGTTTAAAATTCAGGATAAAAGCACATTTTCCATCTTCCATCTTTAGCTTCCATTGTTGTTATATCTTTGGCATTCCAAAATCGCTCAAAATATTGGTTACCAGTAACAAAATAGCGCAACAACTTTCAATTTCAATTGGCAACCTGCTGTTCAGACATTTTTTTCCGGTCTATAATATTATTTACCCGCTTTTTAAATACAGGCAGGATGCTGACGAAATAGAGTTCCTAAAACGTACAGTTAAAAAAGGAGATGTTGTTCTTGATATTGGCGCCAATATTGGCTTTTACAGTAAAATTCTGTCAGGCCTGGTTGGAGCATCGGGTAAGGTATATAGCTTTGAACCCGACAAAGTGAATTTCAATTACTTTCTGAAAAACACCAACAGCTTAACAAATATTGTCCCTGTTAACAAAGCGGTTGCCGATCAAACAAAAACATTAAAACTGTATACTTCCAAATTACTAAATGTGGACCACCGCACTTATAAGGTAGATGAATACGAGAAAGAGCTAACGATCGATGCTGTGAGCATTGATGATTTTGTAAACGACGTATTTAAAGTTGATTTTATCAAGATGGATATACAGGGGTTTGAGCTGACAGCATTGAAGGGCATGGTTAAAACAATTTCACTAAATCCCGATCTAAAAATAATTATGGAATTATGGCCACATGGATTGCAAAAATCGGGTACCTCATTTGATGAATTCTTCTCCTTTTTTAGAACCCTGAAATTAAAATTATACGCCTTAAATGGAATTGACTTAACTCCGTACAATGGAAGTGAATTGAAACACGATTTTTCTTATTCAAAAGAATATTATTTTAATATCTTGATATCCAATAAATAA
- a CDS encoding iron-sulfur cluster assembly accessory protein: MITVSEQAKERALHLMKEENKPGDAFIRVGVEGGGCSGLSYKLEFDNVIKEGDQVFEDKGIKVVVDKKSFLYLVGTELDYTGGLNGKGFVFINPNASRTCGCGESFSV, encoded by the coding sequence ATGATAACAGTTTCGGAACAAGCAAAAGAAAGAGCTCTTCATCTCATGAAAGAGGAGAATAAGCCGGGTGATGCATTTATCCGTGTAGGTGTTGAAGGGGGAGGTTGCTCTGGTCTGTCGTATAAACTGGAGTTTGACAACGTGATCAAAGAAGGCGACCAGGTATTTGAAGATAAAGGAATAAAAGTGGTGGTAGATAAAAAAAGTTTCCTGTACCTCGTGGGGACTGAACTGGATTACACAGGCGGACTTAACGGAAAAGGATTTGTATTTATTAATCCGAATGCAAGCAGGACTTGTGGATGTGGGGAAAGTTTTTCGGTATAA